The Ahaetulla prasina isolate Xishuangbanna chromosome 3, ASM2864084v1, whole genome shotgun sequence genome window below encodes:
- the LOC131194058 gene encoding bactericidal permeability-increasing protein-like, protein MMTGMSNRYLTMMMWVLFLPIFESRPLLKKEPKPTGALKLQINQRGLTYAKNVVMEMLLSQLKEQPIPDQRGSYNVPSLGEVSMWFSNTRIIQLQADDSVAYFDKGTGVRLAVQNAQVVFNSNWKIKHFFGQDNGIVQTNVSSISLSVLLGLDVDSAGRPLLQSISCLAEVDDFELTFSGPNSYLYNLIAQTFKKALISDLNQEVCTEVRKSLHYFSQTWKYRNFWAQIDPVAGIDYSLVSKPEIDEDRCNLDFKGEFFLMGQRQRSPLVPTPIILPHESRSMVAIGVSDVLVNSAAFVYFAGNTLRAKYTDEMIPKRSPFRLNTQSIGYFVPELRRQFPEMPIELHLEAQQEPKLHFHHGGLDAIVLGRVETFVVLPNSSLVPVFTLNIECNFTGHIFLEGVGSGESFAKVGGSVALQGLRLSQEWSRIGEIQLSPLETVLKIAGHVALARHNKKLRAGKLLPSFYGASLVDPEVSMHEGYMLIKTDLRFSLPNSVP, encoded by the exons ATGATGACCGGCATGTCTAACCGTTACTTAACCATGATGATGTGGGTTCTTTTCCTGCCCATCTTCGAATCTCGCCCCCTTCTTAAAAAAGAACCGAAGCCCACAGGAGCCCTGAAACTCCAAATCAACCAGAGAGGGCTGACCTACG CAAAGAACGTGGTGATGGAGATGCTCCTGTCACAACTGAAGGAGCAGCCAATCCCAGATCAAAGAGGCAGTTACAACGTGCCCTCGCTGGGAGAAGTCTCTATGTGGTTTTCAAA CACCCGAATCATACAACTTCAGGCGGATGATTCGGTAGCATATTTTGACAAAGGCACAGGTGTCCGACTGGCCGTCCAGAATGCTCAGGTTGTGTTCAATAGCAACTGGAAGATAAAACATTTCTTTGG ACAGGATAACGGCATAGTCCAGACCAACGTCAGTAGCATCTCCCTCTCCGTCCTGCTTGGACTAGATGTGGATTCTGCGGGGCGGCCACTACTTCAATCCATCAGCTGCTTGGCCGAAGTTGATGACTTTGAATTGACGTTTTCTGGGCCAAACAG CTACCTCTACAATTTGATCGCTCAAACTTTCAAGAAGGCCCTGATCTCCGATCTCAACCAGGAG GTGTGCACAGAGGTCAGGAAATCGCTTCACTATTTTTCACAGACTTGGAAGTACAGAAACT TCTGGGCCCAGATAGACCCCGTAGCAGGGATCGACTACTCCTTGGTGAGCAAACCAGAAATTGACGAGGACCGATGTAATCTGGACTTCAAG GGGGAATTCTTCTTGATGGGACAGCGCCAAAGAAGCCCCCTCGTGCCCACCCCCATCATCCTACCCCACGAGTCGCGCTCCATGGTTGCAATAGGGGTCTCCGATGTTTTGGTCAACTCAGCAGCCTTTGTATATTTTGCTGGAAATACGTTACGGGCGAAATACACTGACGAGATG ATACCCAAAAGGTCCCCATTTCGCTTGAATACCCAAAGCATTGGCTACTTTGTACCTGAG CTGAGGAGGCAGTTTCCGGAGATGCCGATAGAGCTACACCTGGAAGCCCAGCAGGAGCCGAAGCTGCACTTCCACCACGGGGGTCTGGATGCCATCGTCCTGGGCCGGGTGGAAACCTTTGTGGTCCTGCCCAATAGCAGCCTGGTGCCCGTGTTCACCCTCAACATC GAGTGCAACTTCACAGGACACATTTTTCTGGAAGGCGTCGGTTCGGGCGAGTCctttgccaaggttgggggcTCCGTGGCCCTCCAAGG TTTGCGCTTGTCCCAGGAGTGGTCCAGGATCGGCGAGATCCAG TTATCCCCTCTGGAGACCGTTCTGAAGATAGCCGGGCATGTGGCCTTAGCCAGGCATAACA AAAAACTCCGAGCAGGGAAGCTGCTTCCCAGCTTCTACGGTGCCAGCCTCGTGGACCCTGAAGTCTCCATGCATGAG GGATATATGCTGATAAAAACAGACCTGCGCTTTTCCCTTCCAAACTCGGTTCCCTAG